The Humulus lupulus chromosome 7, drHumLupu1.1, whole genome shotgun sequence region TGAGGCAACTATCATCAAATGAATAAACACATAGAGCTAATGGGAGGAACTAGTAGACAGCAAATTAGAAGACCTCAAAAAACTATGTGGACATAATAGATAATCCCTAAGAAGATAATCCTTTGTTTAAGCAAAAATCCTTGCTCTTAAAAGTAGAGGCAAGTTAAGTCATATATATGCCATCATATATTACCACATAAACTGTGCTTTGATGTTGAAGGAGTTAAAAAAACAGAGCTCACTAGTGGGAACAATAATCGTAAAACGACAAGAATAAAGGAAAACGAcaataaattaattaaactacATTAACTAGGAAACGTTAATAATCCTAAAAACGACACTAAACTGGAAACAACAAATTACACATATAACactgtaaatttaaaaaaatatattgaaaaatacagaattttaaaaaaattacaaaaatatagatAACAGTTTGTAATAGGTCTGTAATTAACtgttacaattttctatttaatctgtaaatgttgtttacaaaatcgTAACATATAGTTACAAActtataaatttataaattttatttataaaaaaatctcCATATTCGTGATTGTACTCttctatatttttgtaatttttagttttttttttttttttaatttttagtatttttgtgaatttcccagaatttgaaaaaatgaaaaaaaatcctaaaaaacATTAATAAATGTGAAAAATGACAGAAAAAATCCTGGTTACAAAAACAGGACAAATTGCAAGAAAAATTATCAATTCAACTTATCTTTTACGAGAATAATTATGAAGATGATTTTTTGATTAACTTTTGTTAAGATTTGTGCATTTATCGTAGTGTATTCCTACGTATATATACTAATATTTAATAGAGagttaaataatagaaaaatgtTAAGAGATATTAGTGTCCATTACCACAACATAATATTATTAATCCAATCAAATATCGGATGCCAATTAATAAATATTACGAGTATCACTAACCGATTAATACTGTGTGATTGTGATGTGATGCATTACTCTAATTAATAAGATTtgagattcaatatatataagaGAATCAATGGTAATACAAACAAGGCCAAAAACTCAAAACACTAACGAGAGAAAGCTCTTTCAtatgcatatacatatatatatatatatatatatatatatatataaaaagaagtTTCTCCTTATTCAAAGACCGATAGTTACACAAAACTACATAATCAACCAAAACAACATTAACTATGATCTTATAAATAATAATCCagctcttattattattattaacctTTCCTCTTCTTTCTGACAACACAAACCATGCATCAATTACTGGACCAGAACTGCTTCTGAAGGTTTAGCACAACATTCTTGTCCAAACGGAAAGCCCTAGCAAGAAGATAAGGATTGATGGGAGGCGTGGCTCCAAACACAGCATTAGCAATGGTGATGACTCCAGGGTTTTGGCTACTAAGACCGGCAAAAGCCACCGCCGGAGTCTTTCCGATATTGAGCTGGAAATGAATCAACCCTATTGGGAACACGAACACGTCACCCTTGTTCAGGATCTTCGTGAACAGAAGGTTCTTACCGTCAGCTTGGTTCGACGTCACGAACCCCACGTACAGCGTTCCCTCCACCACCACCAGTATCTCGGAGGCGCGTGGGTGAGTGTGAGGGGGGTTCTGGCCGTACGGAGCGTAGTCTATACGCACCAGTGAGACGCCGAGGGTGTTCAGCCCCGGGAGGGTGTCCACGTTGACGGTGGTGACGTTGGATCCGACTGGGTTGGTGGTGTCTCCGGCCATGTTGAGCCCTGAGAAGAAGAAATCTTCTGGCTTCACTAGTTTTGGGTTTTTGCAGAATTTTCCATTCACGAACACtgttcatcatcatcatcaacaacaacaataTTATATATGTGTTCTTTACTTATTTTTGGTGTAGTCTTTTGTAAACCAAAAAACAAATTCATTTATATATGTCATATCATATCTTATAGTTTATaggaaatatatatta contains the following coding sequences:
- the LOC133790621 gene encoding germin-like protein subfamily 1 member 17, producing MKGIHYLLVVATLAVAASIVSAYDPSPLQDFCVAIDDPKKALFVNGKFCKNPKLVKPEDFFFSGLNMAGDTTNPVGSNVTTVNVDTLPGLNTLGVSLVRIDYAPYGQNPPHTHPRASEILVVVEGTLYVGFVTSNQADGKNLLFTKILNKGDVFVFPIGLIHFQLNIGKTPAVAFAGLSSQNPGVITIANAVFGATPPINPYLLARAFRLDKNVVLNLQKQFWSSN